One Neovison vison isolate M4711 chromosome 2, ASM_NN_V1, whole genome shotgun sequence genomic window carries:
- the FNDC7 gene encoding fibronectin type III domain-containing protein 7, with product MSNRMAGGPKKCWSLIGFSLICLKMVASAKTAPEIPTIDQAYSKISNSITVEWATVPGATSYLLTAEDGDTVIETMVANSPGTVTGLKAATLYQITIRSISATGRSQPSPPKQAKTVLAAPILEVSSPSPDSILVQWEAVYMAIAFSVSIMRANGLGRIWKENTTNTSLTFSSLEAGTLYTIKAYAWNANGTPGDDSTCNQRTSPQAPANIQVSFDSGALRASVSWTPTEGAFNYTVMALSDSSELICHTSLNACTISSLQCGTEYLISVLASNDAGSSKSTSAEALKTVACAPGRVTIREDPPGHLSVAWSNVDLGDYYVVFVKSDDGLEVHCNTSLTQCNFLSECGFTYFISVFAYNKAGQSPLGDVFNYTTAPCCPTDINPVLVSSDRVEIVWSPVRGAELYETKAVDGFTVVECNDTAPACTLSALECDTKYNVTVYSFSEARGSNMSCTSRLITTAPCSPEIKNVSKDAFSTINVHWRSTNYDATYTVTAQGETGLFWCSSTGQSCTMAGLPCGSVFSITAVAETQAGRSLPSYSMPLETVPCCPAGLTVTQVTQSVINVSWTIGTGAQTYVTVLESHTGQSKCLTHQTQCLLGCISCGVNYTVALQAISATGLMADCTYQSYSSSACCPLGVKLYRLGPNGIRIHWQAPRGSANYSTDLYGSKGIFTCTPSAGLSFCDVTKIPCGDVYTVMVSPIAETGLKLTFCPKKIYSVTCSGSTLGMVIYRGKRNAE from the exons ATGTCCAACAGGATGGCTGGTGGACCTAAGAAATGTTGGTCTTTGATTGGATTCAGTCTTATCTGTCTTAAAATG GTTGCTTCAGCAAAAACAG CTCCTGAAATACCCACTATCGACCAGGCCTATTCAAAAATCAGCAACAGTATCACTGTGGAATGGGCCACAGTGCCGGGGGCCACCAGTTACCTCCTCACAGCTGAAGATGGAGACACTGTCATTGAAACTATGGTGGCCAATTCCCCAGGCACTGTGACAGGCCTGAAGGCTGCAACCTTGTACCAAATCACCATCAGATCCATCAGTGCCACTGGGAGAAGCCAACCATCACCTCCGAAGCAGGCAAAGACAG TACTGGCTGCACCCATTCTAGAAGTAAGCTCTCCAAGTCCAGACTCCATCCTTGTGCAGTGGGAAGCTGTATATATGGCAATTGCATTCTCTGTGTCCATCATGCGAGCGAATGGTTTGGGGAGAATATGGAAAGAGAATACCACAAACACCTCCTTGACATTCAGCAGTTTAGAAGCTGGGACTCTCTACACCATAAAGGCCTACGCATGGAATGCCAATGGTACCCCTGGGGATGACTCCACCTGCAATCAGAGAACAA GTCCTCAGGCTCCTGCCAACATTCAAGTCTCTTTTGACAGTGGGGCTCTGAGAGCCTCTGTTTCATGGACCCCGACGGAAGGAGCTTTCAACTACACCGTGATGGCTTTGAGTGACTCTTCGGAGCTGATCTGTCATACAAGTCTCAATGCCTGTACCATCTCTTCACTCCAGTGTGGCACTGAGTACCTCATTTCAGTTTTAGCGAGTAATGATGCTGGTTCTAGCAAATCAACTTCTGCGGAGGCCCTTAAAACTG TTGCTTGTGCCCCCGGAAGAGTGACCATCCGAGAAGATCCTCCAGGCCACCTGTCTGTGGCTTGGTCCAATGTAGATCTGGGCGATTACTACGTGGTCTTTGTGAAGAGCGATGATGGCTTGGAAGTTCACTGCAACACCTCCCTCACCCAGTGCAATTTCTTATCTGAATGTGGCTTCACTTACTTTATCAGTGTTTTTGCCTATAACAAGGCAGGGCAGAGTCCTCTGGGCGATGTGTTCAATTACACCACAG CTCCCTGTTGTCCTACTGACATCAACCCTGTGTTGGTGTCCAGTGACAGAGTAGAGATCGTCTGGTCTCCTGTCCGCGGTGCCGAACTTTACGAAACCAAGGCTGTAGACGGGTTCACTGTGGTTGAGTGCAATGACACTGCTCCAGCTTGCACCCTCTCAGCTCTAGAGTGTGACACCAAGTACAACGTCACAGTGTACTCCTTCAGTGAAGCCCGGGGCAGCAATATGTCCTGTACTTCCCGATTGATAACCACAG CTCCTTGCAGTCCCGAgataaaaaatgtttcaaaggATGCATTCTCCACAATTAACGTGCACTGGCGATCCACTAACTACGATGCCACGTACACAGTAACCGCCCAAGGGGAGACGGGGTTGTTCTGGTGCAGCAGCACGGGACAGTCCTGCACCATGGCGGGCTTGCCCTGTGGCTCGGTGTTCTCCATCACTGCAGTAGCCGAAACCCAGGCAGGGCGGAGCCTGCCCAGCTACAGTATGCCCCTTGAAACAG TGCCGTGCTGTCCAGCTGGTCTGACAGTAACTCAGGTCACACAGTCAGTCATCAACGTGAGCTGGACTATTGGGACTGGGGCCCAAACCTATGTGACAGTTCTAGAGTCACACACCGGACAGTCGAAGTGTCTCACCCATCAAACCCAGTGCCTCCTAGGATGCATCTCCTGTGGCGTCAATTACACGGTGGCGTTACAAGCGATTAGTGCCACGGGGCTGATGGCGGACTGCACCTACCAAAGTTATTCCTCCA GTGCGTGCTGCCCTTTGGGAGTGAAATTATACAGGCTGGGCCCGAATGGCATTCGGATCCACTGGCAAGCCCCCAGGGGCTCTGCAAATTACAGCACTGACCTCTACGGTTCCAAAGGCATTTTCACATGCACCCCAAGCGCTGGCCTCAGTTTTTGTGACGTCACCAAGATACCCTGTGGGGATGTATATACCGTGATGGTCTCTCCAATTGCTGAGACAGGACTGAAGCTTACTTTCTGCcccaaaaaaatatattcag TAACCTGCTCCGGAAGTACACTTGGAATGG TGATttacagagggaaaagaaatgcagaatga